A segment of the Camarhynchus parvulus chromosome 27, STF_HiC, whole genome shotgun sequence genome:
CTACAGGAGAAGCAGCACCACGAACGTTGCAGTGGGAAGGTGCCACccaccagccagcagcaccaggtgaGCCACGAGGCCCCTGTGTGCGATTTTCTGGGCATTTCACCTGTCCCACTCCAGCCACCAGAGGAAAATCCGGTGCCCAGGTGCCTCCCAGGGGTctgtcccccagcacagggacagtggaCAGGATAGGGTGCCACTGACCTGGTGTAGCCCGGGGGGCGCTGGCGCCGGAAGCTCTTTTTGGGGGAagggctcctggctctgcccttcTCCTCACGGTTGCTGTGCCTGCAACCCCAGAATGACCCTCATTAACACCAAAATCCACATGTGATTAGATCTTGATCACATTTATAAACATTCCTGGGGGTTTTAACGCATCCCGAGGCTGGGGtggctcccacagctgcagggctgttACCTGGCCACTCTAGGAACCATCCTAAACTGACAGACTCTGACTCCCAAGAgagcactgcatttgacctgaggctgtgaaGGCTTCCAAAACTGACAGATAGTTCTGGGATTATGGGTGTGGAGTTGGTTAGAAGTGCGTAacatcacagggtgaaaaattaGAGTTTGGGATTTTAGAATACAGTAATAAATATGAAGCAGGATCGTTGTTTTAGGGCAGAAGCAGGTtgttcttcaccttcttctttcttccttcttcatgggtttgggcggtattttgtaattggacagaaagTCCACACTGCGGGCTTCGAGTGACCAGTTATTGGGTTAGAAgtgaaaataatctaggtgtaatttcttaattggatagtttagccttaaaagaccttgttACAAGAGACAGTTGACCATTTTGTGCCTGGTTAATGAGAGACTGCAGAACTCCATGCTGTAAGACTGTAACATTGATCATAAACAATGAACCCCTGAGTCTGAACGTGAACCGttgtctcaagtgccttcaatcccgACCCCGAGAGAGAtagaaaaaggaagcagagacCCCACAGGATTGCAGGGAACTCCCGTGCTTTCACCCACTCACTGTTTGCTGTGCCTGGACGGGGATGCTGAGCTCCTCTGGGGGTTCCTCCTGCTGGAATGTCTCTGGGGAGAGCGGGACGGGCTCCGGGAGCGCTCCCGGAGGGCCCTGTCCTGGCCCGGGGAGCCCCGGGAGCGCAGCCCTGCCTCGGGGTCCCTCACCTGGAATCCAGAGGGAACacaggggtgggagcagcccccacacagggcacagggggtgaagcttggggctggcacagctgagggagggaattcctccctggggTGGGATTCCCAGacaagctgtggctgctcctggatgcCTGGAAGTggcccaggacaggctggagcagcctgggacagtgggagccCATGGGACAGGATGGGTTTTgatgtcccttcccacccattCCATGGATAATGAGGAGCATCTGAACAACCTTATCCTGAATTCCTTATCCCAAATTCCAAGCAAAAGTCTGGCTGAGCTTGgaataatttgaatttcaaGGCTTAGATGGCCCcaaattgaatttaaaatttattcattcctgttccagctgctgcagctatTCCCAAAACTCCTGgttctccctcctcccagggTGTACCTGTAAGCCATATCCCGGGATTTTGGAAGGAGCAGCCTTCCAGGAGGAATTATCCACCCTCTTCTGAGacctagaaagaaaataaagccctTTTGAAGCAAGCAAATGGCAAGAATAAATCCACTTTTACCACACATTAACGATGCAAAACCAATGAAGCAACAACTTAATGAAATGCTTAATAAAAGTattaattagaaagaaaaatctgagagcaggtgaaaaacaagcaggaacGGAGGTggttttagagaaaaaaagaaaaagtaaaactcACTTATTTCTGGGCCTCTCCtcctcagagctggagctggagctgctggagctgcgcCGCCGGTGCTTCTtgtgcttcttcttcttcttctccttcttcctcttcctctcctttttatCCAAACTGTTCTGCAGCTGCAAAGCCAAGAACTCCCTCAGGACCACACGGAAAACACCAGAATTCCACGtggaaaagcacaaaacccGAAGCCAAACAAatctctaaaaattattttttcatttaaagacaTTTGCACGTTTTTTCTACTTAAAGGTGTAAAAATGTCTTTGCAGTGTTTACAAGAGAAATATCTTTATAAAAATGTAGAGATACTTATAAAAATTTACAGCCATTTATAAATTTCAAGCCATTTataaatttatagcaatttataaatgggattttttgattATAAGAAAAGGGGAAACTCATCTTCATAGCCATTTATAAATTGCAATGTACAGATACATAAATCTAAATGTATGgatatataaatttaaatttataggTATATAAATCTTGTTTAATGAGATTTTCTCTCAGAATTGAGGAGTGTAAGGAGCAAACAGAGCTTGGCTCCTTGTTCTGTACaataaaaattctgatttttgctCCTCCCCTGCCTCACACCTACCAAGGCtttgattttcttcattttcaccGGATTGtttaaaacttctcttttcttttcctcctccctcttcctaaagcaagaaaaagaaaatcagttttttcaATCACATTTGCACAAAGAGGATCCAGCAAGTGCAAGCTctaaaaacagagaaagcaggAACAAAGAGAAATGTTGTGTATTTAGCAACACTGAAGAGGAGTTCCCCCTTTTCTTATAATCAATCGAACTGCTTTTGATATAGGAACATTTCTAATCAATTCAACTGCTACTGATATaggaaaatacatatatttataggACATATAAGATACATATATATTGGGATATTTATAGGATATATATGTTATGGGATATATATATTCATAggataatataatatttataatcaATGGAACTGTTTTTGATACAGGatagtatatatatttataggaCATATATATTAAAggatacatacatatatatacaggATAATATAATACTTATAATCAATTTAAGCGCTTTTGATACAGGCTAATTTGTAGTTTTGGAGTGCCCTTGTCTCTGCACACCTGATCATGAAGAGCGGGTCCTCACGGATCTTGGTGGCCATGTCCAGCACGGAGCTGGCCCCGGCCCTGGCAAAGATGGAGCCGGGCAgcagccccgtgtccccagcgctgtccTTGTCCCCAACCTTGTCCAGGATGAACTTGTCCACGGGGCGTCCCAGCAGGTACTCGTCCCTGTTCACCATCCCCCCGGGGCCCTGGTACATCCACTCCAGCTTCTCCTCACGCTTCCTGCGCCAAAAATACCCTTtattcctcctgctgcctccagggctTGGCTGGAAGGTGAGCAGGGATGGTCTGGGGTTGGACTGTGGGACATGGCCCCAAGGatgggatcagagggatgggattgttcagcctgggaaagttttggggttgttcagtGCCTGACTGGGGCTCCAGGAGAActggagaaggatttgggaCCAGGGGAATAGATTTGAattgacagagggcagggtgggatgacattttgggaaggaattcctccctggcaAGGAGGAGAGGGGATGGAACAGAAACCCCAGAGCacctctggctgcccctggattccTGGCAGTGcacaaggccaggttggacactggggcttggagcactgggacactgggagatgtccctgccacggcaggggaGGCACTGGAGGGGCTTTGttgtcccttccaccccaaccTCTGTGCTGTCTTCATGCCCTCCCCATGCAGTCCCTGTACCGTCCCCATGCAGTCCCTATGCTGTCCTCTGGCTCACCGCACGGTGCCCGTGTCCCCGTGCCCTCACCACATGGCGgccatgtccccgtgtccctgtgctgtgacacATGGCGCCCATGTCCCTATGCCTGTGTCCCCATGCTCTCACCACATGGTGCCTCTGTCCCCGTGCCCTCAGCGCACggtgcccctgtccctgtgttccTGTGCCCTCACCACACGGtgcccgtgtccctgtgcccatgtCTCTGCGCCCTCAGCGCGGTGCCCCCCTGCCTGTCCTCACCGCACGGtgcccgtgtccctgtgcccatgtCTCTGCGCCCTCAGCGCACGGTGCCCCTATCCCTGTGCCCATGTCTCTGCGCCCTCAGCGCATggtgcccctgtccctgtgttccTGTGCCCTCACCGCACGGtgcccgtgtccctgtgcccataTCCCCGTGCCCTCAGCGCACGGTGCCCCTATCCCTGTGCCCATGTCTCTGCGCCCTCAGCGCATggtgcccctgtccctgtgttccTGTGCCCTCACCGCACGGtgcccgtgtccctgtgcccataTCCCCGTGCCCTCACCGCACGGTGCCCCTATCCCTGTGCCCATGTCTCTGCGCCCTCACCGCATGGTGCCCATGTCCTCGGCGTAGCGCTGCATCTCCTCCCGCGCccgctcctcctgcagctcccgcTGCAGCTCCTCGATCTTCCTCCTCTCGGCCTCATGCTTCTGCTCCGCCTTCCACACTTTCTCGACGTTGCGCAGTGTCTGGGGGTGCCAGCTCTTCTTCAGGTTCTGCAGAGAGAGGGGATTGGCACCGGGATTGGTACCAGGACTGGCACCGaggggccagggcagcccagcaaTGCCGGCAGCTGGGCCCGGAGAACGGAGCCGCATATCccggccctgcagcccctccttacccccccaggacccctccgAACCCCCCACTCTGACCCCTGCAACAGCCCCGGCCTCTTCAGCACCCACTGAACCCTCTCAATCTCCCCCCCTCAGAAGCCCCACGCTCCCCTCCCGacccctctcccctctccagctcctctcagccCTCCCAGGCCCTCTCCCTCGCCGCCACCGCCTCAACCCCCTTCAGGCTCGCCCGCC
Coding sequences within it:
- the CWC25 gene encoding pre-mRNA-splicing factor CWC25 homolog isoform X1 translates to MGGGDLNLKKSWHPQTLRNVEKVWKAEQKHEAERRKIEELQRELQEERAREEMQRYAEDMGTMRKREEKLEWMYQGPGGMVNRDEYLLGRPVDKFILDKVGDKDSAGDTGLLPGSIFARAGASSVLDMATKIREDPLFMIRKREEEKKREVLNNPVKMKKIKALLQNSLDKKERKRKKEKKKKKHKKHRRRSSSSSSSSSEEERPRNKSQKRVDNSSWKAAPSKIPGYGLQVRDPEAGLRSRGSPGQDRALRERSRSPSRSPQRHSSRRNPQRSSASPSRHSKQHSNREEKGRARSPSPKKSFRRQRPPGYTRKISPEELERKRQEMMENAKWREEERANNLRKHRKEEELEKELEKLDSRDGKFFHRLKLESASTSSLEDRVKRNIHSLQRTPAALEKNFMQR
- the CWC25 gene encoding pre-mRNA-splicing factor CWC25 homolog isoform X2; this translates as MGGGDLNLKKSWHPQTLRNVEKVWKAEQKHEAERRKIEELQRELQEERAREEMQRYAEDMGTMRKREEKLEWMYQGPGGMVNRDEYLLGRPVDKFILDKVGDKDSAGDTGLLPGSIFARAGASSVLDMATKIREDPLFMIRKREEEKKREVLNNPVKMKKIKALLQNSLDKKERKRKKEKKKKKHKKHRRRSSSSSSSSSEEERPRNKSQKRVDNSSWKAAPSKIPGYGLQVRDPEAGLRSRGSPGQDRALRERSRSPSRSPQRHSSRRNPQRSSASPSRHSKQKISPEELERKRQEMMENAKWREEERANNLRKHRKEEELEKELEKLDSRDGKFFHRLKLESASTSSLEDRVKRNIHSLQRTPAALEKNFMQR